CTGCTCATGATCGGCGTCGTGTACCTCGCGGTCCGGCGCGCCGGGTGGCGTCCCGTGGTCACGCTGGTGGCCACCTGCGCCCTGCCGATCGTCTGCTACCTGCAGTGGTACAACGCCCACCACGGCAGGCTGGAGCTCACCCGCAGCTCCGGCGTCTTCCTGTACAGCCGGTCGATGGCGTTCGCCGACTGCGAGAAGATGCGCCCGCCCGCCGAGGAGATGCCGCTGTGCGTGGCGGCCGACCCGGACAACCGCAAGGCGGCGGGCTCGTACGTGTGGGGCCCGTTCGCCCCCGTGCGGCGCATCCCCGGCGGCGCGTTCAACGAGGAGCAGAACCGGCTGGCGGGGTCGTTCGCCAAGCGGGCCATGCTGGCCCAGCCCGGCGACTACCTGCGGATCGTCGCGATCGACGTGGCGCGCACCTTCCAGTGGGGGCACCCGGTGTACCCCGAGGAGTTCACCTACAGCCACTACCTGTTCCGGGACACCGCCGTACGGCCGCCCGAGCACGTGATCCCGACGCTGCAGGCGTACCAGCCCGGGCGGGTCACCACCAAGGTCGTCGACCCGTACGCCGGGTTCATGCAGGGCTACCAGCGGCACGTCTACCTGCGCGGCAGCGTGCTCGGCCTCATCCTGGCCGCCGGGCTCGCGTGGGCCTTCGCCGGGCGGCGCAGAGGGGCCGGCGTGGCCCTGCTGCCGTGGTCGCTGTCGGGCGTGCTGATCGTGGTCCCGGCGGCGACCGCCCAGTTCGACTACCGGTACGCGCTGGCGGCGGTGCCGCTGGCCTGCCTGGCGGCGGGCGCGGCGTTCTGCCGGGGCGGCCGGGGCGCGCCCGGGGCGGCCGCGCCGTCGGCGGGTCCCGAGGACGCCCCGGCGGACCGCGACACCGCCGACGCGGCAGGCGCCTCCGAGTCGCGCGAGGAGAGCCCCGTCGGAGTGTCCTGACCCGATCGGGGCATTCGGTGCGTTCTGGGAGGTGTTGCCCGGCGGGTCATGGCCCGGCGTCCGGGGGCGACTAGACTCCCCCTACGGGGCGAGGATCACGAGGGGGTGGGCTCGCTGACCTCTGCTACTCACACCACCACATCCAAAGGACTTTCCTTGAGCAAGCCTGTCGTCCTCGTAGCCGAAGAACTCTCACCGGCCGGAATCGAGGTGCTGTCGGCCGACTTCGACGTCCGCCACATCGACGGCGCCGACCGCTCCGCCCTGCTGCCCGCCGTCGCCGACGTGGACGCGCTGATCGTGCGCAGCGCCACCAAGGTCAACGCCGAGGTGTTCGAGCACGCCAAGAGGCTGCGCGTGGTCGCGCGCGCCGGGGTCGGGCTCGACAACGTCGACGTCGAGGCGGCCACCAAGGCCGGCGTCATGGTGGTGAACGCCCCCACCTCCAACATCGTCACCGCCGCGGAGCACGCCATCGCGCTGCTCCTGGCCACCGCTCGGAACGTGCCACAGGGCCACTCGGCCCTCAAGCAGGGCGAGTGGAAGCGCTCCAAGTACACCGGCGTCGAGCTGCAGGGCAAGACCGCCGGCGTGCTGGGCCTGGGCCGCATCGGCGTGCTGGTCGCCCAGCGGCTGGCGGCCTTCGACATGGAGGTCATCGCCTACGACCCCTACGTGCAGGCCGCCCGCGCCGCGCAACTGGGTGTCAAGCTGGTGGCCCTCGACGAGCTGCTGCGCGAGAGCGACTTCATCTCCGTCCACCTGCCCAAGACCCCCGAGACGCTCGGCCTGATCGGCGACAAGGAGCTGCGCGAGGTCAAGCCGTCCGTCCGGATCGTCAACGCGGCCCGTGGCGGCATCGTCGACGAGAACGCCCTCGACCTGGCCCTCAAGGACGGTCGGGTGGCCGGCGCCGGGCTGGACGTGTTCTCCAGCGAGCCCTGCACCGACAGCCCGCTGTTCCACCACGACAACGTGGTCGTCACCCCGCACCTCGGCGCCAGCACCCACGAGGCGCAGGAGAAGGCCGGCACCCAGGTCGCCCGCTCGGTCAAGCTCGCCCTCGGCGGCGAGTTCGTCCCCGACGCGGTGAACGTCCAGGGCGGCGCGGTCGCCGAGGACGTCAAGCCGGGCCTGCCGCTGGCCGAGAAGCTCGGCCGCATCTTCACCGCCCTGGCCGGCGGCGTGCCGGTCCGCCTGGACGTGGTCGTCCGCGGCGAGATCACCTCGCACGACGTCAAGGTCCTGGAGCTGGCCGCCCTCAAGGGCGTCTTCCTGGACGTGGTGGAGGAGGCGGTGACGTTCGTCAACGCCCCGCTGCTCGCCCGCGACCGCGGTGTCGAGGTGACCCTCACCACCAGCGAGGACAGCCCCGACTGGCGCAACGTGGTCCAGGTCCGCGGCACCATGGCCGACGGCTCCGTCGTCTCGGTCTCCGGCACCCTCACCGGCCCCAAGCACATCGAGCGGATCGTCGAGATCAACGGCTACGACATGGAGCTGGTCCCCTCCGGCCACATGGCGTTCTTCACCTACACCGACCGCCCCGGCATCGTCGGCGTGGTGGGCAAGCTGCTCGGCGACACCCAGGTCAACATCGCGAGCATGCAGGTCGGCCGGAACGCCAAGGGTGGCAAGGCCCTCATCGCCCTCACGGTCGACTCCACCATCACCCCGGACCTCCTCGAGGCCATCCGCGGCGAGATCGGCGCCGACATGGGCCGCCGCGTCGACCTGGACGGCAACTGACCCACCCCGCACGATCCCGCACCACCTTGCAACACCCCGAACGCCCCCGGCCCGCCCAAGCCCGCCGGGGGCGTTCCGCATCCCCGGCCCCACCAGAGAAAACTCCGGCCCCGACAGGAGTCCACGTATTACGCCCGGGTAACCTCGCAGGTGAGAGGCGGCCCCCTCATGGCGACCCTGTGAAGCCGCCGCGGACCGACACCACGCCGTCCCCAGACCGGGACCGCCCGGGCACATCCGGCCGCGAGCACCCCGCAGCACCCATCTCACAGCACCCACGGAGCCACCATGAACCACGCCCAGCAACCCGAGACCGACCCCCGCGAAGAGGCCGCCAAGGCCCTCCAGGCCGCCCTCGACCGCCGCGACAACGGCGGCCGCACCCCCCGCTGACCGAACCCCGACCGTCCATGCCACGGGCCTCATCGACTCCGGCGCCCGACCCACCATGCCGCGTCGTGGGCCCCGATGGTGTGGACGCCCATCCCCCCTCGCCGCTGTGACCCGGCCCCGTGCCCTCGTCGATCTCCGCTGCGCGAGAACCTCGCCGCCCCCGGCGCCGTGGGCACCCGCGAGTGGGCCCGCGTGGTCTGGACTGAGGAGGCTTTCAAGATCGCGAGGAGCGAGCGATCTTGAAAACGACGAGGGAAGACCGCGCGTCACAGGCCCGCTCGCCGTCGCGCCGGAGGCGCGAGCATGAGCCCGCCCGGCCCGCAGACAGCGGTCAGGTTGCGCGGGCCGGGTCGGAGTCGGTGGCACGCATCCCGGGCGGCGTTTCCGGGATACGTGCCGGGTCCATGGTGCGGGCGAAAGGTTACGGGCGCATGAGTAAAGGATTACTCAAGTTTTTGGGAGTCCCGGGATGTGAGATCGATGCCCACTCACTGAGACATATGCATTAAGGTACGCGCATGGCTTCCAGCAGTTCCCGCACCATCCGCCTGGCCGTCATCCCCGGGGACGGGATCGGGCCCGAGGTCGTCGCCGAGGGTCTCAAGGTGCTCGACGTCGTCGCCCCGGCCCACGGGCTGGCCTTCGACCGCACGTCCTACGACCTGGGCGCGGCGCGTTGGCACCGCACCGGTGAGACGCTGCCGGACGCGGTGCTGGAGGAGCTGCGCGGGCAGGACGTGATCCTGCTGGGCGCGGTCGGCGACCCGAGCGTGCCGAGCGGGGTCCTGGAGCGCGGGCTGCTGCTGCGCGCCCGGTTCGAGCTGGACCACTACGTCAACCTGCGGCCGGTGAAGCTGTTCCCGGGCGTGGAGACCCCGCTGGCGGGGGTGAAGCCCGAGGACATCGACATGGTCGTCGTCCGCGAGGGCACCGAGGGCCCGTACACCGGGGTCGGCGGGGTGCTGCGCAAGGGGACGCCGCACGAGGTCGCCACGCAGGAGAGCGTCAACACCGCGTTCGGCGTCGAGCGGGTCGTCCGCCACGCGTTCGAGGTGGCCGCCTCCCGGCCGCGCAAGAAGCTGACGCTGGTCCACAAGGACAACGTGCTGACCTTCGCCGGCGACCTGTACCAGCGCGTCCTCAAGCGGGTCGGCGAGGAGTACCCGCAGGTCACCACCGACTACTGCCACGTCGACGCGGCCACGATGTTCTTCGTCAACCAGCCGCAGCGGTTCGACGTGGTCGTCACCGACAACCTGTTCGGCGACATCATCACCGACATCGGCGCGGCCATCGCCGGCGGCATCGGGCTGGCCGCCTCCGGCAACGTCAACCCCGACCGCACCGCCCCGTCGATGTTCGAGCCGGTGCACGGCAGCGCCCCCGACATCGCCGGGCGGGCCAAGGCCGACCCGACCGCCACCATCCTGTCGGTCGCCATGCTGCTCGACCACGTGGGGGCGCACGAGGCCGCCCGCCGGGTCGAGCAGGCCGTCTCGGCGGACCTGGCCGAACGCGGCTCCGCCGTCCGCGCCACCCATGAGGTCGGCGACGCCATCGCCGAGCGAGTATCCGGCTAGCGGCACGCCGACCTCCGCTGGTTTGCAGGAGAATCTCCGGGCGTGCCCCACGGGCCGCCCGGTTTTTCGTGCGCCCGTGATTCCGGGAGAGCCCGACGAAGTTGGACAATGGGAGTGCCGGGACGGCGAGGAGGCCGCCGCCGGCCGCTCCGGGAGAGGACCCAGATCATGAGCAGCACCCTCGAGACCCTCGATTTCACCGTGACACCCGCGCCCGACCCGACCCCCGTGGAGGAGCGCGAGCGGATCCTGGCCAATCCCGGATGGGGCCAGCACTTCACCGACCACATGATCACCATCCGGTACTCCGAGGGCCGCGGCTGGTACGACGCGAAGCTGGAGCCGTACGGCCCGATCGCCCTCGACCCGGCCACCTCGGTCCTGCACTACGCGCAGGAGATCTTCGAGGGGCTCAAGGCGTACGTCCAGCCGGACGGGTCGGTGGTGACGTTCCGCCCGCAGAGCAACGCGGCCCGGTTCAACCGCTCGGCGCGCCGGATGGCGATGCCGGAGCTCCCGGAGGAGCTGTTCGTCCGGGCGCTGGAGCTGCTGGTGTCCACCGACCGCGACTGGGTCCCGCGGACCGAGGGCTACAGCCTGTACCTGCGCCCGTTCATGTTCGCGACCACGCGGGCGCTCGGGGTGCAGCGGCCCTCGCAGGACTACCTGTTCATGGTGATCGCCTCGCCGTCCGGGCTGTACTACCCGCAGGGCGTCAAGCCGGTCACGGTGTGGGCCTCGCAGGACTACACGCGGGCCGCCTCGGGCGGCACGGGCGACGCCAAGACCGGCGGCAACTACGCGGCCTCCTTCGCCGCCCAGGCCGACGCGGTGCGGGCCGGCTGCGACCAGGTGGTCTGGCTGGACGCCGCCGAGCGCCGCTGGGTCGAGGAGGTCGGCTCGATGAACCTGATGTTCGTGTACGGGTCCGGCGCGGACACGCGGCTGCTGACCCCGGCGCTGACCGGCACCCTGCTGCCCGGCATCACCCGTGACTCGCTGCTGAAGCTGGCCCCCGACCTCGGTGTCCCGGTGGAGGAGGGGCGGATCGGCATCGACGAGTGGGAGGCGGGCTGCGCCTCCGGTGAGATCACCGAGGTGTTCGGCTGCGGCACGGCGGCGATCATCAGCCCGGTCGGCGGGGTCCGCAGCGCGCGGAGCGCCTGGACGATCGGCGACGGCGAGCCGGGCCCGGTGTCGATGCGGCTGCGCGACGAGCTGATCGGCATCCAGTACGGCACCCGCCCCGACCCGTACGGCTGGGTCCACAAGATCATCTGATCGGCGGGTGCGAGACGCCGTCCTCGGAACGAGAGGGCGGCGTCTCGACACGTGAGACCGATGTGACGGCCACGGTGAGCTGTGGTAGACAAGTGCCCATCATGCGCCACAGCCTCGTGATTATCGGCTGGCGCGCCGACACGTAAGGACACCGTCGGCGCGCAGACCTCTCACGTCCGTGAGGGGTCTTTTGCTTTTCCCGGCCACGTCCGCGTCCCCTTGGAGGGATAGCACCATGCACAGCGACGGATTCCACCTCTACGACACCACGCTGCGGGACGGCGCGCAGCAGGAGGGGCTCAACCTCTCCGTGGCCGACAAGCTGGCCGTCGCGCGCCACCTCGACGAGCTGGGCGTCGGATTCATCGAGGGCGGATGGCCGGGCGCCAATCCCAAGGACACCGAGTTCTTCAGGCGCGCTCAGACCGAGCTGGACCTGAAGCACGCGCAGCTCACCGCGTTCGGCGCGACCCGCCGGGCCGGAGTGAAGGCCGCCGACGACCCTCTGGTGGCCGCCCTGCGCGACTCGGGCGCGCCGGTGGTGACCCTCGTCGCCAAGAGTCACGACCGGCACGTCGAACTGGCCCTCCGCACGACGCTGGAGGAGAACCTCGCGATGATCCGCGACACGGTCTCCCACCTGCGTGCGGAGGGCCGACGAGTCTTCCTGGACGCCGAGCACTTCTTCGACGGCTTCCAGGCCAACCGCGCGTACGCCCTGGAGGTCGTGCTGACCGCCGCCGAGGCGGGCGCGGACGTGATCGCGCTGTGCGACACCAACGGCGGGATGCTGCCCGACGAGCTGGCCGACGTGGTGCACCAGGTCGTCGAGGCCGGGGCCCGGGTCGGCATCCACTGCCACGACGACTCCGGCTGCGCCGTCGCCAACACCCTGGCCGCCGTACGGGCCGGTGCGACCCACGTTCAGGGATGCGCCAACGGGTACGGGGAGCGCAGCGGCAACGCCAACCTGTTCACCGTGGTCGGCAACCTCCAGCTCAAGCGGGGGATGCAACTGGTCAGCGACGCGCAGCTCGCCGAGATGACCCGGATCGCGCACGCCGTCTCCGAGGTCACCAACGTCGCGCCGAGCCCGCAGCAGCCGTACGTGGGCGTCTCGGCGTTCGCGCACAAGGCCGGGCTGCACGCGTCCGCCGTCAAGGTCGACCCGAACCTCTACCAGCACATCGACCCCGCGATGGTCGGCAACGACATGCGGATGCTGGTCTCCAGCATGGCGGGGCGCGCGTCCGTGGAGCTGAAGGGCCGCGAGCTGGGGTACGACCTGTCCGGCGAGAAGGCCCGCCAGGTCGTCGACCGGGTCAAGGACCTGGAGGCGCAGGGCTACACCTTCGAGGCCGCCGACGCCTCGTTCGAGCTGCTGCTCAAGGAAGAGCTGAACGGCAGGCGCACCCGGCACTTCGACGTGGAGTCCTGGCGGGTGATCGTGGAGCGCCGCCCGGACGGCGAGATCGTCAGCGAGGCCACCGTCAAGGTGCACGCCAAGGGCGAGCGGATCGTCTCCACCGGCGAGGGCAACGGCCCGGTGAACGCGCTGGACCGGGCGCTGCGCACGGCGCTGGAGCAACTCTTCCCCGAGCTGGCCCGGATGGAGCTGGTCGACTACAAGGTCCGCATCCTGGAGCTGGGCCGGCTCGGCACCGGCGCGGTCACCCGGGTGCTGCAGGAGACCAGCGACGGCGAGACCTCGTGGAGCACGGTCGGCGTGGACGAGAACGTCATCGAGGCTTCCTGGCAGGCGATGGAGGACGCGGTGACGTACGGGCTGCTGCGCGCCGGCTACGAGGCGGGGTGACCCCGCCCCGGGGGAATGATCGGCGTCTCGTGGGCACTGATACCCACATGAGCCATGAGATCAGCGACAACGCCGCCGAGAGCCGCTACGAGATCCGGCTGGACGGCCGGCTCGCGGGCTTCGCCGAATACCGGCTCCGCGACGACACGGTGGCGTTCACGCACACGGAGATCGACCCCGAGTTCGGGGGCCGGGGCCTCGGGAGCGCCCTGGCCCGCGGCGCCCTCGACGACGTTCGTTCGCGGAGCCTCCGGGCGGTCCCGCATTGCTCGTTCATCAAGGGCTACATCGACCGGCACCCCGAGTACGCGGAGCTCGTCGCGGCGGGCTGACCCCGCCCCCTGGCGCGGGGTCAGCCGTCGGCGGGCTTGGGCGCGGCGCTCTGGATGACCTCGAAGCTCCACAGCTCCGCGCCCATCGCGGCCGGGCCACCGTGCCCGTGCCCGTGACCGCGGCCCTGTTGGGCGGCGTCCTTGGCGGCCTCCGCGTGACCGCGCCGGAAGTCCTGGCTCTCGGTCCACTTCTGGAACGACTGCTCGTCGCGCCATTTGGTGTAGACGAGGTAGCGGTCCGTGCCCTCCACGGGACGCAGCAGCTCGAAGTGCTCGAACCCGTCGGCCGACTCCACCAGCCCCGCGCGGCCCCCGAACCGCCGCTCCAACTCGGTCCGCATCTCCTCGCTCACGGTCAGCACGTTGATCTTGACGACGGACATCGTGGAACCCCTCTCCGCTATGGTCGGCTCGACCCTATCCAGGGGCCGGCCGCGTCTCCTTCGGGACACGGTCGTCCCCGCACGCGAACCTCACGGCCGTTTCGGTCGTCGGATCCTCATAGATATGTCCAGGGCTGTGTGGAAGGTGACGACTTGAGCGCCGACGAGCCGGGCTACGTCCCGCCCGACCACAAGACGACCGCGGAGTTCCGGATCCCGGAGAGGTCGCACTCCGGCGCCCCGTCCGGGGGCGCCGAGGACACCATGGTGGACGGCGCCCTGCCCGACGACCGCGACCCGATGGAGGCCACCGCGGTCGACCCGGTGTCCGAGGCCCCGGCCACCGTGACCGACCTGCCGATGGACGACGTTCCCTCCGATCTCCCCACCGACGATCCCGAGGACGTCGCGGTCGCCCCGTCGGCGGCCGTCGAGAACGAGCAGGGGCCGGGGGAGTGGACGGAGCAGTTCGGGCAGGAGGAGGCCGGGCTTCCGGAGGCGACCGCGCCGCACCCCGGGCTGGCCAAGGCCGCCCCGGCGGGCCCGATGGCGGCCGCCGCCGCGCCCCCGCCGGACGTTCCGCAGGCGAACGCACAGCCCGCGATCCCCGGCCCGTCGCCCGCCGTCGCGAGCGTGCCGCCCGCAGGCGCGGGGCCCGAGATCGCGCCGCCGCCCGCGCCCGATGGCGCGACGCCCCCCGCCGGCGTGATCGTGGGCGCGCCGGGCGGACCGTTCCCGCCGGTCGCCTCCCCTGTCCCCGGCTTCCAGGCCGGGCCCGTCCCGCCCGCCGGCGGCTCGCCGAACGGCTCGCGGCTGCCGCTGGTCGTGGGGGCCGTCGTGGTCCTCGTCCTGGTCGTGATCGGTGGGGCGGTGGCGTTCGCCCTGCTGTCCGGCGACGGTGACCCCGAGGCCACCACCGCCCGCCCGAGCGCCTCGACCGGTGCCGGACAGGTGCCCCCTGCGGTCCTGACGCCCGGGGCCTCCGGTGCGCCGACCCCCGGCGCCACCGACCCGGGCCCGGGTTCGCCGCCCGGCGCGCCCGTCCCCGTACCGTCGCAGGGCGCTCCGTACCCGGGCCAGGGCACGCCGGGCGCCACGCCGCCGCCGCGCGCCCCCATCGGCCCGGTGGTGAACGGCGACGGTCTGAAGTACCAGCTCGTCCAGCGGGACCCCGGCTACTACGAGGGCCTGCTGATCATCACCAACCGCGGCGACCGTCCGATGAAGGAGTGGACGCTCACCTTCGAGGTGCCCGCCGACAGGGTCAAGAACGTCTGGGGCGGCGAACTCGTCCGCGGCGGCGACACGGTGGAGATCCGCAGCCTCATGGGCGCGCGGCCGATCCCGCCGGGCGCCACCTTCGAGGTCCGCTTCGGGGCCGAGGGCGCCCCGGACACCCCCGGCCGCTGCCGCTTCAACGACCGGAGCTGCGGCTTCGAGTGACCCGTGGGGGCCCGTCCGTTCGCCCACCACCGGCACCGGCCGGAAACGCGTCGGTGCCGCCGGCTAGGCTGCGAGGCGTTGGTGTCCACTACTCAACCACGGGGCGACAGTTGCGTATCGCGAGGTTCTCCACGGGCGACGAGATGTCCTTCGGGGTGGTCGAGGGCGACTCCGTCGCCGCCATCGCGGCCCATCCCTTCGGCGAGCTGCACCTGACGGGGGCGCGGTTCGCGATCGAGGACGTACGGCTGCTGGCGCCGATCCTGCCCAGCAAGGTCGTGGCGATCGGCAAGAACTACGCCGAGCACGCCCGAGAGATGGGCGGCGAGCCGCCCGCCGAGCCGGTGATCTTCAGCAAGCCGTCCACGGCGGTGATCGGCCCCCGGGAGGCCGTCGCCTACCCGCAGAAGCTCTCCGAACAGGTCGACTACGAGGGCGAGCTGGCCGTGGTGATCGGCCGGATGTGCCGCGAGGTGCCCGCCGCCCGGGCCCGCGACGTCATCCTCGGCTACACGTGCGCCAACGACGTCACCGCCCGCGACCTGCAGAAGCGGGACGGGCAGTGGACGCGGGCCAAGGGCTTCGACACCTTCTGTCCGCTCGGCCCCTGGATCGAGACCGAGGCCGACCCCGCCGATCTCGCGCTCACCACCACGGTCAACGGCGAGGTACGGCAGTCGGCCCGCACCTCCGAGCTCACCCACGACGTCCCGGCGCTGATCGAGTACGTCAGCCAGGTGATGACCCTGCTGCCCGGCGACGTCATCCTCACCGGCACCCCGGCCGGGGTGGGCCCCCTGGAGATCGGCGACGAGGTGTCGGTGTCCATCGAGTCCATCGGCACCCTCACCAACCGCGTCGTCTCCCGGGACTGACCCGCGCGCCTCCGTCCTGTCGTACGGCGTCCGTATCGTGGCCCGAGAGGGCGTCGTACGAGAGGGGGAGATGCCGTTCATGTCGTTCACCGGCTTCACCGAGGAGGCCTTCGAGTTCTACGAGGGCCTCCAGGCCGACAACTCGATGGCCCGCTGGACGGCGCACAAGGCCGTCTACGACCATGCCGTGCGCGAGCCCATGACGGAGCTGTTCGCCGAGCTCGAGGACGAGTTCGGCCCCGCCAAGCTCTTCCGCCCCTATCGCGACGTCCGCTTCAGCAAGGACAAGACGCCCTACAAGACCCACCAGGGCGGCCACGCGGGCGGCGGCTTCTACTGCCAGATCGACGCCGACGGCCTCTTGGTCGCCGGCGGCATGTACGCGCCCGGCTCCGAGCAGCTCAAACGCTACCGGGCGGCCGTCCACGACGACCGCACCGGCCGGGAGCTCGAGGACATCGTCGCCCGCCTGCGCACCGAGGGCTTCGAGATCGCCGGCGACCGCCTCAAGACCCGCCCGCGCGGCACCCCCGAAGACCATCCCCGCCTCGAGCTGCTCCGTCACCGCGCCCTGTACGCCCATCGCGGCTGGCCCTCCGACGAGCCCTGGATCGCCACCCCGGAGACCGTCCGACGGGTCCGCGACTCCTGGCGCACCCTCCGCCCCCTGGTCGAATGGGGCGCCGAGCACCTCGGAGGCCCCGCCCTCCCCGGGTGATCCGTACGCCCCCGATCGGAACCTTCCCGGCAATCGTTTTGGTGGCGGGACCCCAGGTCCGGTAAGCTCTTCGAGGCGCGAGCAGGGCTCCAGAGCCCGGCCCGCCACTGGGGTATGGTGTAATCGGCAGCACGACTGATTCTGGTTCAGTTAGTCTAGGTTCGAGTCCTGGTACCCCAGCAAGTATCACGACCTGCGGCGCGGCCCCTCCGGGAGTCGCGCCTTCGTCATTCCACCCTCCCACTTGGGAGCGCATTGGGAGCAGTCGCCACCACGGGTGCGGGGCGGCCAGATGCGAGCCGCCACTTCTGGCCCTCGAGAGCACCCGTGTTCCGTCCAGGCGATGGAGCCGAGCGACCCTATCCCTGACGGCACCGCGATCGCGGTTGCTTGAAGCTGAGCCAGGGAAGGCCCGTCAGAGCTGTGGATCATCGGTGGGGCAACAAACGGGCCGGTCCTGGTCAGAGGCGAGCGGTGCGGGTGTGGGAGATCGATCTGCGTAGGCTAGGCCGACGGATCTACAGGACTTCCCGCGACGACCATGCGCACGCGCCGTATCTGATCTGACGCTGAGAGGTCGGAACCAGCGCTAGATCGTCGGCGCTCATCCACAGAAGGCATCAGCGCCCAGGGCTTCTGACCCCTTACGGGTAGAGCAGTCCGGGCCGCGTCCAGTCAACGGCATGGCACAGTCGCATCTACGGTCCGCTGGCAACATGCTGGGGACGATTTGAAGGTCGGCTGTGGCCGCTGTGCCAGGGACTGAGCGATCGGCGACTCCACCCCCTTGTGCGGTCTCGCGGTGTTGCAGGGTGCTAGAGATGCGTGCGGGCACGGCACCGCCTGGTGTCGCTGCCGGCTATCGCGGTCACGGCCGTGCTGCCCCATGCCACCTCATTCACGGCGACCGGACGCCACCGGACAGCTAACTTCTCCCTGCTGTCCGGGCAAGCTCATAGAGCGTGCCGTGCTTGCTGGCCATGGTGGACTCGACGGACTCGGCGAGGGCGGAATCACGCACTAGTAGGCCGAACTCGACGTTGTGGTTCTCAGCGCTGAAAGAGAAGTTCGCGCTGGTGAGCATTAGGACCTCATGGTCGATGACTATGAACTTGGCGTGGCTGACCACACGTTTGCCGCTGGGCAACTCGGTCGACTGGTAGATCGTGGCTTTCGGGAGTCGGGTCTTGACCTTGACGGCGTCAGCCTTGTCGCCATCGATGTAGACGGTGACGACGACGCCGGGCTGCTCGGAGGCCTCCTTGAGCACGGTCCACATCCGCGAAGTCTGCTCGAAGTTGTACGTCGCGCATACGACCGACTGCCGGGCCGCCTGAACGATGCGGTGGAACTCGCTGGTGAGGTGACCGACCTTGGCCTCGTTGCCGGGCATCGTCCACACGGGCGTGAGATCACGGTGCCAGGACTTCGCGCCGGCGATGGCTCTCAGGACCCCTGCCGCACGTTCGCCGTCGGTGTGATTCAGCCCGGCAGCGGCGAGCAGCCGCTTGACCTCTTCACGACGGGCGGCGTTGACAACAGTGAGTGCCTTGACGGTGTGCTGGCCGGACTCGAACTGAACTGCGAGCGCTTCGGCTTCGCTGAAGGTCAGGAATCCCCCGAGTGACGCGAAGTGATCAGAGGGCATCCGGGCTCCCGAAGAACCCTGGGACGGTCTCGCCCGTGGCTGTCGGGAGGTTGAGCAGGAGCCGCCGGTCGAGAAACCGGTTGGCCTTCTCGCACGAGGTCTCGGAGGCGAAGGAGCAGCAGTGGCACGCGGCGCCGTGGAGAAAGTCTTCTGGGTCGCTCGGGGTCCGCATCGCGCACACGGGGTCGGACGAGCAGCGTGCCGCGCGGCGGAGTGCGGAGACCACCAAGCCGCGGAGACGGTCGGGCTCGGAGAGAGCGACGAGGCCGCCGAGAGTGCCTTCGCTATCGGAAGCGGTGGTGCAGATCAGCAGGCCGGCAGCGGCCTCCCGCTGCGGCGAAGCCGCCCAGCCGTAGATCCGCTCTGTCAAGCTGGCCGCACCGTAGCCACTGGACATCGCCATCTCGCGGA
The DNA window shown above is from Thermomonospora umbrina and carries:
- a CDS encoding cellulose binding domain-containing protein yields the protein MSADEPGYVPPDHKTTAEFRIPERSHSGAPSGGAEDTMVDGALPDDRDPMEATAVDPVSEAPATVTDLPMDDVPSDLPTDDPEDVAVAPSAAVENEQGPGEWTEQFGQEEAGLPEATAPHPGLAKAAPAGPMAAAAAPPPDVPQANAQPAIPGPSPAVASVPPAGAGPEIAPPPAPDGATPPAGVIVGAPGGPFPPVASPVPGFQAGPVPPAGGSPNGSRLPLVVGAVVVLVLVVIGGAVAFALLSGDGDPEATTARPSASTGAGQVPPAVLTPGASGAPTPGATDPGPGSPPGAPVPVPSQGAPYPGQGTPGATPPPRAPIGPVVNGDGLKYQLVQRDPGYYEGLLIITNRGDRPMKEWTLTFEVPADRVKNVWGGELVRGGDTVEIRSLMGARPIPPGATFEVRFGAEGAPDTPGRCRFNDRSCGFE
- the drmC gene encoding DISARM system phospholipase D-like protein DrmC codes for the protein MPSDHFASLGGFLTFSEAEALAVQFESGQHTVKALTVVNAARREEVKRLLAAAGLNHTDGERAAGVLRAIAGAKSWHRDLTPVWTMPGNEAKVGHLTSEFHRIVQAARQSVVCATYNFEQTSRMWTVLKEASEQPGVVVTVYIDGDKADAVKVKTRLPKATIYQSTELPSGKRVVSHAKFIVIDHEVLMLTSANFSFSAENHNVEFGLLVRDSALAESVESTMASKHGTLYELARTAGRS
- a CDS encoding fumarylacetoacetate hydrolase family protein, whose translation is MRIARFSTGDEMSFGVVEGDSVAAIAAHPFGELHLTGARFAIEDVRLLAPILPSKVVAIGKNYAEHAREMGGEPPAEPVIFSKPSTAVIGPREAVAYPQKLSEQVDYEGELAVVIGRMCREVPAARARDVILGYTCANDVTARDLQKRDGQWTRAKGFDTFCPLGPWIETEADPADLALTTTVNGEVRQSARTSELTHDVPALIEYVSQVMTLLPGDVILTGTPAGVGPLEIGDEVSVSIESIGTLTNRVVSRD
- a CDS encoding antibiotic biosynthesis monooxygenase family protein; the protein is MSVVKINVLTVSEEMRTELERRFGGRAGLVESADGFEHFELLRPVEGTDRYLVYTKWRDEQSFQKWTESQDFRRGHAEAAKDAAQQGRGHGHGHGGPAAMGAELWSFEVIQSAAPKPADG
- a CDS encoding DUF2461 domain-containing protein, coding for MSFTGFTEEAFEFYEGLQADNSMARWTAHKAVYDHAVREPMTELFAELEDEFGPAKLFRPYRDVRFSKDKTPYKTHQGGHAGGGFYCQIDADGLLVAGGMYAPGSEQLKRYRAAVHDDRTGRELEDIVARLRTEGFEIAGDRLKTRPRGTPEDHPRLELLRHRALYAHRGWPSDEPWIATPETVRRVRDSWRTLRPLVEWGAEHLGGPALPG
- a CDS encoding GNAT family N-acetyltransferase — its product is MSHEISDNAAESRYEIRLDGRLAGFAEYRLRDDTVAFTHTEIDPEFGGRGLGSALARGALDDVRSRSLRAVPHCSFIKGYIDRHPEYAELVAAG